The stretch of DNA aaaagtgtATGGGTAATGTTCTTAGCCTTACGTAGGCTTCAGCAAGTTTCAGAGGGAAACGCCATGCCATAAAAAGCGGTTACCAAACGTTCGTTCCTTAAAACAACCAGGTTTTTACCAGGATATCATAAAGACAGTCACTCCCGATGACACATTAAGATGACTCCCAAGGTTTGTGTGGGCTCAAAGTAGGCATATCAGACTCTTCCCCTCCTCAATCTCCTCCTGAACCTTATCGCTGGAGGTGGCAATTTCCGCCTGAGCGGACAGAACGGCACAGAGGAAGGTCGCCAGCGTTCCTCCTATTGCTGCGTAGAACGCCCAGCCAAGTGAACACAGAGCCGGCCTGAACGGCGAGGCCTCAGAGCCGCAGTAACTGATCACCTTCTCTGAACCCCAACCAGCAGGATACAGCATGAGGCCCACCATCAACAACAGGCCTGGAGGGAGAGCAGAAGATGAGACGAGAGGTTTCATCACACTCATGTAAACACTGAGGCtgagagaacaaacacactGGGATCCCACTGCAGCTGGACACACGGGGACTCAGCATTTATTTATCTCTTAAAGAATTTGACCAGCTCCTACAGTGATGTCACATAATGGCTCCACCTCTGGGAGCCTGTTGTTGAAAAGACCTGTTTGGTTTGGTAAAGTTTTACCACATTAGATCACAGTAGAtatttttgccaattttttttgtatctaACTATATTTGTCTCACCTAGTCAGTTTAAAAACTCTACATAAATACCATGAATAGCATGATTCGTGTAAACACTATTGTACATATGTCACagattaaatacataaaaaaaaaggcttcagtAATAGATGAAGTGTTTCCTCGCGTCTTGAGTTTGTCCGGTCTGTGAAAACACAGATGATGTTTGGTTTAAAATTTGAAAATTTGAATCAATGTATATATGTTGCATGTGACATGCTTCCATATATTATGATCACTTCCTTTTTGATTAGATCTAGTAGTAAAAACTGAGCAGAATTGCTgagtgtgaaaatcccagtcgATCTGCAGTTcttggtgtacctaataaagtggccaataATTGAATATATTAAAAACTATACATATTACTCATATGTCCTACTGTATTTTGGTGTGTTCATCTCatgtccgatactgatatcacaagcTTGAGTATCTGCCAACACCGATATCAGTCCTGTGCTAATACATTTCTAGCTATTTCAAGGAAATTATTATGTGTCATTCTTCtcacataaagaagaaataaacagcccacagcatgactcagctaaaatgctgttgccgactcttatttaaatgttgtaCATTTGAATTGTATCAGattgtacatttttatctgcccaatatccgatccagtgattgtGACCAGTATCGGATCAGTACCGATACCGAGTAtcatatcagctcatccctaatTGTATGAAAGCGGAATGCCCAATAAGGAAATGGTCTCACCTGCGATAGCCTGCAGCAGCCCGCAGATGTTGAAAATGCTTTTCTTCAAGATGCTCTGGAAACACAGGCTGAAGATGGACACGCAGGCCACACACCCCAGCACCAACGTCCCTGCTGCCAGAAACAACATGGCACCCTTCCAGAAGTCACTGGCCACTTCGCCAAATGTCCCAGCGTACGGCCCGCAGCTCACCCCTACCCCCCGGGCCCCGACGCGGAGGCAGCGGCTGTAGAGGCCGAGAGACGGCCGGTACTCTCCGGAGTCCACTCCCGCTCCGGTCACGCTGGAGTCTGACCGCGGGAATCCCAGCAACCAATCGGGGCTCATGAAGGCAATGAGCTCAGCAAAGGCCACAACAATGCTGAGCAGAGTCCAGAGCATGGAGCGGCATGTTACAATGACATGACACATTTTGTTACTCTTTTGTAAAAGGGTAGCaaccagtgatttaaaaaaaaaaacaaaaaaaaagtcgatTAAAGCTCCTCCAAGGCACAAATCTCTGATTTTGACAAGTTTAAATTCTTTCCTTACAAACAAAAAGCTCCAGCAGGTTCCCGGTTCAGATCCAGATGAGCTGCTGATCCTTATCCTTTCTGAGCAGATgttttccctccttccctcgattctttcttctttgctctcccctctccctcgtTGAGGTAAGGTTCAGCTCTGGTCATCCCAAACATCTACAACGCACCAAAGCAGCTTCCCTCAGCCATGGCTTTATCTGGAGAAGCAGACCTatgagaagagagagacacaatgggggtcagacagagacacacagaataTGTACACAAGGAAGAAGTGGACGTAACTAATGTGCGTACATTTCCCTTCCACTGTGAATCATCAAGCTCCCTTGTATTTTGCTGGAACCCCCTCGCCACCGAACGAAAAAATAAACATCCACTTCTTGCAACCGTCAGGCAGCAGTGAGCACACCGTGAGCAACACTTCCAGATGTTTGCAGCTACAGTCACCGTGAGTCACGCTCACATCACTGCCAGAGACGACTGAGTTCATACCGTCGTCATTTTCCCCCCGTGATTACACCGTCTTTGTGTGCTTGGCTTTATCTGCCAAATGACAGGAGCCGGGTGTGCGTTTTGCTGCTGAGCAGCTGTCAACGCCGATCAGCAGCAGAGGACGGAGCTCTGTTACAGCACGCCACGTTCTGACTGTAACACACGGCACCACATGCCAGATCCTGACTACTGCGGCAGGCACATACACGACATCACATGTTCACTCCACTATCGAGCGAGTCAGGGTACATGTGATAGATTagaaacgggggggggggggtggcaacattgggtctttttttttcttttttacaagtTGAAactaaaatctaatttaattgCTCTTTATTCGGCagcattcaaaatttgacagcAAATTTATACCAgatgtgcgtgcgtgcgtgtgtgtgtaatgtgtacaGTTCAATCAAAGCAATTGTGATGCTGTTGCTATGTTATGATTTATTGTCATGACCACAGTGGCCTGGCCACGGGCTCCTGCGAGCGAGGAGGTTCTTCTGAGAACCTCTGATGTCAGGGTGTAGCATTATGATGATCACAGGAAAATATGTAGTTTTAAATATAGCGTGGTTGTCTTTTCTGTAGCCGTCAATCTTGCTGGTGGACTTTAGGA from Solea solea chromosome 8, fSolSol10.1, whole genome shotgun sequence encodes:
- the LOC131464536 gene encoding LHFPL tetraspan subfamily member 2a protein-like isoform X1; this encodes MCHVIVTCRSMLWTLLSIVVAFAELIAFMSPDWLLGFPRSDSSVTGAGVDSGEYRPSLGLYSRCLRVGARGVGVSCGPYAGTFGEVASDFWKGAMLFLAAGTLVLGCVACVSIFSLCFQSILKKSIFNICGLLQAIAGLLLMVGLMLYPAGWGSEKVISYCGSEASPFRPALCSLGWAFYAAIGGTLATFLCAVLSAQAEIATSSDKVQEEIEEGKSLICLL
- the LOC131464536 gene encoding LHFPL tetraspan subfamily member 2a protein-like isoform X2, with product MSPDWLLGFPRSDSSVTGAGVDSGEYRPSLGLYSRCLRVGARGVGVSCGPYAGTFGEVASDFWKGAMLFLAAGTLVLGCVACVSIFSLCFQSILKKSIFNICGLLQAIAGLLLMVGLMLYPAGWGSEKVISYCGSEASPFRPALCSLGWAFYAAIGGTLATFLCAVLSAQAEIATSSDKVQEEIEEGKSLICLL